TTAAATGTATGGCTACTCATTATTTTTCAATTTCTTATGGTTTAAATCAATCTATAAAAAAGATATCCCCTCAGACATTTACATTGCTATTATATCCTTTAATAATTATTATAACTAGTTTATATGGAAATCCTACAATAAGGAGAAGTTATACAGATAGAATAATCAATGTATATGCAGCATTTAATATTATGTATGTTTCTACAATAGCAATTTTAATTCATTTTAAAAAGGATAAAGGAGTAGAAAAAGCTTAAGTGTAGAATTATAAAAACTCCTTATATACATCATTATTTGTATTCAGGAGTTTTTATATTATTGGATTATTTAATTCCTGCTAAATTTTTATGATCTATGGCTTGTGGTGGTTGTTCAAATAGTTTTTTACTTATCATCATATCTAAAATGTCTTTAGTATATTTTATAAGTTCCTCTGTGAATTTAATGTAAATATTTTGCAAGTCATTTCTCTTGGCATCTGATAGGGCTATTCCTATGCTGCCTATTTTGGTGGAACACATTATCAATATTTTGTTCATTATTAATTTTTCTGAAAAAGGCGAAACTGTAGAATCAGTCACATACATATCAGAAGAAGATGGCACAGGAATATCTTCTTTTTCTAATAAAGAATTTAAGATATCATTTTGTTTAGAAGCTAATTCTCTTCCTCTTAATATATACTCAGAAATTTTTTTATCCTTATAAACTTGAGCAAAGGCCGTAAAAAGAGTTTTTCTTATTATAGTTCCAAGAGCCATAGAAAAAATATGCGTTATTTCACTGGTAAGTAGGGGTCTCTTTTTTCCAAACCAGTTTAACATGAATTGCTCACTTTTCACATATTGAATACTTTTAGGTACTTCCACATGAGGTGTTCTTATAAAAATACCTTTTGATAATTTTAATTCTGTAGATTTATTATAAAGATCAACATAGTCTAAGGTGCATTTTGAAAAATAATCTCTAATGTCATTACGAGCTATTTCATTTAAAGTTGAGGTATAATTCTGCATACCAACTTTTGATACATAACATAAATATTGTAGATAAAAGTTATCTGTGAATAAGCGTGGAGCATTTATAGTAACATCTTTTTCATTAAAACCATCTGGTATAGGTAATTGCTCTCCAGTAAATATGTCCGATAATATTTT
This window of the Clostridium kluyveri DSM 555 genome carries:
- a CDS encoding DUF3231 family protein produces the protein MSNITQIPLVSSEITGIWNSYIAESLLACKFQYFLNSVEDVEIKKLLQQNLDLCNGRIKILSDIFTGEQLPIPDGFNEKDVTINAPRLFTDNFYLQYLCYVSKVGMQNYTSTLNEIARNDIRDYFSKCTLDYVDLYNKSTELKLSKGIFIRTPHVEVPKSIQYVKSEQFMLNWFGKKRPLLTSEITHIFSMALGTIIRKTLFTAFAQVYKDKKISEYILRGRELASKQNDILNSLLEKEDIPVPSSSDMYVTDSTVSPFSEKLIMNKILIMCSTKIGSIGIALSDAKRNDLQNIYIKFTEELIKYTKDILDMMISKKLFEQPPQAIDHKNLAGIK